Genomic segment of Hydra vulgaris chromosome 11, alternate assembly HydraT2T_AEP:
TTGATAACTGCCCAAATGCCAACGCCTAGCGTGGCTAGTTGGTATAATGTTGGCATGTGGGCAGGGCGCAACATTCATAGGGCGCCAAAATCCTTTCAGATAAATTGCATATACCTAACTTGTATAATTGTCTAggaaataaaatgcatttacGCATACTATTTGCTTTcccaaaaaaaaaggttgcttttgttaaaaagcCGTTACGAGAATAGGCATAATTTGTGCGCGTATGCATTTACGACACATTCACAAAATACGCATCAAAACATAATTTTCGTTTATCTTGGTGTTAAAAAAATGCAGAGACGTAAAGCAATGTTTTGGTTGATCatgcttgtttttaatatagCGCTGTAATTTGAATTTGAGTCTATTATCTGTGAATTTAATACTGTAGTGTaatcgtttatatatatatatatatatatatatatatatatatatatatatatatatatatatatatatatatatatatatatatatatatatatatatatatatatatatatatatatatatatatatatatatatatatatatatatatatatatatatatatatatattcggaatttttgaatattttatgagAATGAGAACTGCAAGAATCATAGGGGAGAACTTGCACCCTTGATCCGTAAGCACCTTTGATCCTATAGCCTTATCTCCTTACTTACATAACTTATTAAGGAGGGCTGATAACCAGCGTGTTATAAATATCGCATCTTCAAAATTAATTGTGTTTTGGTTAGAGAGTAGaccactattaaatttatttctaaagaGTTTGATTTTGAcgataaaaagtaatttttttacttttacaaggAACCCCacatctttaatattattttgagttgaataattttgcttatgtcaTTTTGTAACTAAACTATTCACCTCTTGTATGGTTGCTTTTGGTAAGCTATGGAAGCAtctaatatgacaaaaaaagaatttttgtaaaaactgagCGGGTTAGCACCCTTGATCCTGATGCGTTTATGCACCTTTGATCCTATGATCAAAGGtgcatacacacacaaacaaaatgtttaaccAATAAAGTAACATGTACAATATgtcatattgtttttaaataaatttttttcttccaaaatGTAGCCTTAAAAGTAGACTTTATactattttgtgttttttttgtccTCCTAATActcttatataatataattgtattcatatatatatatatatatatatatatatatatatatatatatatatatatatatatatatatgtatatatgtatatatgtatatatatatatatatatatatatatatatatatatatatatatatatatatatatatatatacatatacatatatacatatatgtgtgtgtgtgtgtgtgtgtgtgtgtgggtgtgtgtgtgtgtgtgcgtgtgtgtgtttgttaataaagtagattctaataattaaaaatctttataaatgttcttccaaaaattaggaatatagcaaaactatataaatatttttcatttttttacagttaaatatggtgtatcataaaaaaagaaaaaccgaTAGACCACCAAGAggtaaagttaatgaaaatgaaatgcGAGCAGCTGTTAATGCAGTTCTTAATGGTTGTGCAGTTTATCGTGTATCTAAAGAGAGGGGAATCAATTTAATGACACTTAAGAGATATGTAAGGAAATGTCAATTAAATCCAAGTACAGTCTGCAAACCTAACTTCATTACCATGCAAATCTTTACCAACAAAGAAGAAACATCTTTATCAGACTATCTTTTAAGGGCTTCAAAACTTCACTATGGATTGTCAACCAAAACAACACGAAAACTTGCCTATGAATTTGCAATGACTCTTTCTAAGCGCATTCCTAAATCCtggaaaattttacaaattgcTGGGAAACAGTGGCTTCGTGGTTTTATGTTACGTAGGAATGAGTTATCTTTACGAAATCCAGAAGCTACTAGTATGGCACGAGCAACTGCTTTTAATCGTTATACAGTCGGAGAATTTTTCACCAATCTAAAAGATGTTCGTCTGCGACACAAATTTCAGccacaaaacatatataatgttgatgagaCAGGTCTTACAACCGTTCAAAAACCAGTTAAAGTAATTGCTGAAAAGGGAGATAAACAAGTTGGAAGGATAACTTCAGCAGAAAGAGGGACATTGGTAACAGTTTGTTGTGCAGTTAATGCAATAGGAAACTCAATccctccattttttatttttccaagagTTCATTTCAAAGGAAGTATGTTAAATGGTGGTCCACCTGGATGTGTTGGGGTTGCAAACCCATCTGGCTGGATGAATTGTGCAATGTTTTTCGAGtggatgaaacattttattcaaaatgtgaaATGTTCACCAGCTAATCCAGTGCTTTTACTTCTTGACAACCATGAGAGCCATGTTTCAATTGTGTGTTTagatttagctaaaaaaatgGCATAACTATGCTGTCCTTTCCACCACATTGTAGTCACAAGCTGCAGCCATTAGATCGGTCAGTTTATGGGCCTTTGAAACGTTATTACAATACAGCCTGTGATGATTGGGTTGTATCTAATCCAAGACCGATGACCATATATGATATAGCTGCAGTTGTAAGGAAAGCTTATGCACAAGCTTTTACTTTGTCTAACATTTCTGCAAGATTTGCTGTGGCAGGAATTGAACCCTTTAATCTTAACATATTTTCTGATAATGAGTTTTTGGCTTCATATGTAACAGATCGTCCAGAACCTATTACTGCTAACCCATCTCCAGGTGTTATTGATCCAGTTTCTGCTATTGTTCATGCCCCAGCTTTTAATCAATCATTGATGTCAAGTCTGTCATCAAGGCCAGCTTGTAGTGTATTGCCAATTCAGCCTATATCTGACCCTGTAAGTCAACTATCCAGTGTTTCTATTAATATCTCTCATCAAGCAAGTCTAGAAAAAATTAGGCCATTTGCGAAAGCTGGATCAAGGAAGTTCATTAAAGGACGTAAGCGTCAGCGTACCCGAATACTCACAGACACCCCTGCTCGAAATGAACTAAATAGGCTTcaggaaatgaaaaaaaagtctcagtcaaaaaagaaaaaatatgaaaagcaaaataAGATCTTCATGACAAGGAAAAGAAAACTTGATcttgaaagtaatgaaaaaaaaaacgttgagtctcagtaaaaaataacattttttctattgattttttcttttaagaaagataaatttgtagtaaaattaataataactttattggtaTTTATTATAGACATACTTTTGACgacttaaaaataattcttacaCATTTATGGTATAAGTTTGATCTCAGAACATGTATACACACATAGGATCAAGGGTGCATATAGGTAGGATCATGGGAGCATACTGGTATGCACCCATGATCCCAATTGAGGgttcttagtttttataattttaaatctacttaaaatattctggtaaaaaaagattattgaattataataaggtataaaatttgctattatgTACTGTTACTTTAGAGATCGAAATGAAAACATATATTCAGTAAATTGGCCTGATAGATTTTTAGGATCATGGGTGCATACTCTCCTCTACCCAACAAGgtgtctcaaaaaaaaaaaatttttcgaaaatCAAAATGCGGAAAAGTTCAGTCGagatttattatgttttaatagCTTATAGTGAAAATTCCAGTCTTTCAAATCAACTCTAAGGAAGGTGGTTTAGTCGATTTctatataatagaatattttataacgaatttattattttgtaatagcTTTTTTATGTTAGAAGATaccaaacacatttttttatttatgtaaatgctttaacaaaattattaatataattattttttagttatttaaacattttatttatgatacataacaaaaattattaaaaaaataatataattaatcattttaataagacgttaaaaaataattaaagactTGCTCGCTAACTCTCCTAACATAAAAATTGCGCGCAGACTTACTTTATAAGTaagttttcatttcattaaaggttatttttcaattgttaagcaacttttttcaaataatttgttaagtgtagataattataataaaaaacaacacgTGTATGCTATGTATgatacgctttttttttttagcttggcaaaaaaactatttttttagtgGTATTATTTGCTGTTACGAAACAAACTACTGTACTGTAAgctatattttatactaaaaatttataaatatacatagaTTTATAAACTGTATTAGCTATATTTTCAGACAATGCCTTTAGGAAAAAAATGCCACAATACAATACTAGAGTCAACTGAAGATTTGAGACATGCTGCTAGAAAGCGCaaacagttttatttgttaGGCTTCCACTGCTCCAAATCGACTTCCAACGACTGGAGAAATGCTCAGAAGGTTTTACTGGCTCAACATTAGAAAAGAAATTAGGTAACGCctaaaaaatttctgaattaTATCTGTTTATTTTACCATTTGGCATTTTCTCAGCACTACCAAGATGAACTGTAAAGTTGGATGTGCCCTTGCTTCTGGAAAAAAGTTATCTGAAATGCAGCAAGTTAGCTGAAGGAATGTGTGAAGAGAATTGGCGACAGACAGACAATCAGAGGTGTTTTCATTTTGAGAGAACTAGTAAACTTGTGGGGCAAAGCTGGATTCGACAAAAATTCATACTCACAGAGCAGCAAAATCCGAAACAAAATTACCAACAAGATTAATGAATACCAATCTCTAAAAAGACTCAAGACTCTAAGTCTACCAGAAGGAAGCTACGGCAAGAAAGTAAACAACTTTCtaaattaaagcaaatttttattcCCAATTCATAAGGCCAACATCTCTAACTTGATAAAGAATAATCCAATGAGGAACAAAGAGGCTCGGAAAGAGGACATTGAATTTCTAAAGCACTTTCTCAAAGGACGCATAGTCAAAATGGCGGGTATTGAAaacacatttcaaaaaaatgcttgtttggCTGCGAAGAAAATAAGAATAATGGAAGAAAAAATGTGCTAACAAAATGAAAAGCTCAGAAATCaagaagaaaagaataaaagGAAGGTAGAAGAACTAGAACAAAGAGAGTTTGAAGTTTCCTGGTACACAGACAGTGATGGCT
This window contains:
- the LOC136087600 gene encoding jerky protein homolog-like, with translation MVYHKKRKTDRPPRGKVNENEMRAAVNAVLNGCAVYRVSKERGINLMTLKRYVRKCQLNPSTVCKPNFITMQIFTNKEETSLSDYLLRASKLHYGLSTKTTRKLAYEFAMTLSKRIPKSWKILQIAGKQWLRGFMLRRNELSLRNPEATSMARATAFNRYTVGEFFTNLKDVRLRHKFQPQNIYNVDETGLTTVQKPVKVIAEKGDKQVGRITSAERGTLVTVCCAVNAIGNSIPPFFIFPRVHFKGSMLNGGPPGCVGVANPSGWMNCAMFFEWMKHFIQNVKCSPANPVLLLLDNHESHVSIVCLDLAKKMA